In Streptomyces canus, one DNA window encodes the following:
- a CDS encoding LutC/YkgG family protein: MGPSGFPEGLVPDGPWSLPADVPPLTIGQLDTADAVVTTVAAAIAVTVTVVLDHGLGQGRRALALLPDQHICLVRADQITPDVPDALRRLDPSRPLTLMSGPSATGGIELERVEGVHGPRTLDIIVLGDA; encoded by the coding sequence GTGGGGCCGTCCGGATTCCCCGAGGGCCTGGTCCCGGACGGCCCCTGGTCGCTGCCGGCGGACGTCCCGCCGCTGACTATCGGACAGCTCGACACGGCGGACGCCGTCGTCACGACGGTCGCCGCGGCCATCGCCGTCACCGTCACCGTGGTCCTCGACCACGGTCTGGGCCAGGGACGGCGGGCCCTGGCGCTGCTCCCGGACCAGCACATCTGCCTGGTCCGGGCCGATCAGATCACACCCGACGTGCCCGATGCGCTCCGCCGCCTCGACCCGTCGCGGCCGCTGACACTCATGTCAGGCCCCTCGGCGACCGGCGGCATCGAGCTGGAGCGGGTGGAGGGCGTACACGGGCCCAGGACCCTCGACATCATCGTGCTGGGGGACGCGTAG
- a CDS encoding GH32 C-terminal domain-containing protein, which produces MRSTWTAPPRVRPTSTPASPAPSAPRRTRRQAPSLHILADASSVEVYAENASGQQVVLTDQIFPDPSSTGVDVFADNGTAIHPPSSVATGIHLEVTVGATHPHKGSQRCRRRRAVAGVEPRCGSSPPGPLSGETSELPRQPAAGQPQPRPPLPVQGSRRAALPVRPSCGRERPDRRTVAAGGARHSGAAAPPLPPRRGTSCAPRAC; this is translated from the coding sequence GTGAGGTCTACCTGGACCGCACCGCCTCGGGTACGACCGACTTCGACCCCAGCTTCTCCAGCACCGAGCGCGCCCCGCCGCACTCGACGGCAAGCCCCCAGCCTGCACATCCTGGCCGACGCGTCCTCCGTCGAGGTCTACGCAGAGAACGCCTCAGGCCAGCAGGTCGTCCTCACCGACCAGATCTTCCCCGACCCCTCCAGCACCGGCGTCGACGTCTTCGCCGACAACGGAACCGCCATACACCCGCCTTCAAGCGTGGCAACGGGCATCCATCTGGAAGTGACCGTCGGAGCCACTCATCCCCATAAGGGTTCTCAACGATGTCGCCGCCGTCGAGCAGTGGCTGGCGTGGAGCCTCGGTGCGGATCAAGCCCCCCTGGGCCGTTGTCGGGTGAGACGTCGGAGCTCCCCCGACAACCCGCTGCCGGACAGCCGCAGCCACGCCCGCCCCTGCCGGTGCAAGGAAGCCGCCGCGCTGCGCTTCCCGTTCGGCCATCTTGCGGTCGCGAGCGTCCTGACCGACGCACGGTCGCTGCAGGAGGTGCACGACACAGTGGCGCAGCTGCGCCGCCCCTTCCCCCGCGCCGCGGGACGAGCTGCGCGCCGCGGGCATGCTGA
- a CDS encoding MFS transporter, whose translation MPHSRPRTVDDGRATAPRPQAVVAALAFGGIVFSLMQSLVIPIIPDLPKQLGTSPSNASWAITATLLAGAVATPVMGRLGDMVGKRRMLLVSLVMLVTGSVIAALSDSLTPMIVGRVLQGMAAGVIPLGISIMRDELPPERLSSATALMSASLGVGGALGLPAAAAIADNFDWHTLFWASAGAGALATVLVLALVPESQVRTGGRFDVVGAIGMAAGLVCLLLAISKGADWGWTSGTTLGLFAAAVVVLLLWGLFELRVKEPLVDLRTAARRQVLFTNVASIAVGFGMFTIMLVVPQLLQLPTATGYGLGRSLLTAGLVLAPMGLVMMAAAPVSALLSKARGPKTTLMTGALIVAAGYGLNIVLMDEVWQFMLASCIVGAGIGFTFGAMPALIMGAVPASETGAANSLNTLMRSIGTSSASAVAAVILSQMTTTVGSVSLPSENGFKTVMAVGAGAGLLACVLASFLPRHRPATARAVDTAAEPAIPSAIPDSAAVPATGANTMEK comes from the coding sequence ATGCCCCATTCCCGTCCCCGAACCGTCGATGACGGAAGGGCCACAGCACCGCGCCCCCAGGCCGTGGTGGCGGCCCTGGCCTTCGGCGGAATCGTGTTCTCGCTGATGCAGTCCCTGGTCATCCCCATCATCCCGGACCTTCCGAAGCAGCTGGGAACCTCGCCGTCGAACGCTTCCTGGGCCATCACCGCCACCCTGCTCGCGGGCGCCGTCGCCACCCCCGTGATGGGCCGGCTGGGAGACATGGTCGGCAAGCGCCGCATGCTTCTGGTCAGCCTGGTCATGCTGGTGACCGGCTCGGTCATCGCCGCACTCAGCGACTCACTGACACCAATGATCGTCGGACGGGTGCTGCAGGGAATGGCTGCCGGCGTCATCCCGCTCGGCATCAGCATCATGCGTGACGAGCTGCCCCCGGAGCGGCTCAGCTCCGCCACCGCACTGATGAGCGCATCCCTGGGCGTGGGCGGTGCCCTCGGCCTGCCCGCCGCCGCGGCCATCGCCGACAACTTCGACTGGCACACGCTGTTCTGGGCCTCCGCCGGCGCCGGCGCCCTCGCCACCGTCCTGGTACTGGCGCTCGTACCGGAGTCGCAGGTGCGCACTGGCGGACGCTTCGACGTCGTCGGCGCCATCGGCATGGCGGCCGGCCTGGTCTGCCTGCTCCTTGCCATCTCCAAGGGCGCCGACTGGGGCTGGACCAGCGGCACCACTCTCGGCCTGTTCGCCGCGGCCGTCGTGGTGCTGCTGTTGTGGGGCTTGTTCGAACTGCGCGTCAAGGAACCGCTGGTGGACCTGCGCACCGCCGCGCGCCGTCAGGTGCTGTTCACCAACGTCGCCTCGATCGCCGTTGGGTTCGGCATGTTCACGATAATGCTTGTCGTGCCGCAGCTCCTGCAGCTGCCCACTGCGACCGGCTACGGTCTGGGCAGGTCGCTGCTCACCGCCGGCCTGGTCCTGGCGCCGATGGGCCTGGTGATGATGGCCGCGGCTCCGGTGTCCGCCCTCCTCTCCAAGGCCCGGGGCCCGAAGACGACCCTGATGACCGGCGCTCTGATCGTGGCCGCCGGCTACGGCCTGAACATCGTGCTCATGGACGAGGTCTGGCAGTTCATGTTGGCGTCCTGCATCGTCGGCGCCGGCATCGGCTTCACCTTCGGCGCCATGCCTGCCCTCATCATGGGCGCGGTCCCCGCGTCCGAGACGGGTGCCGCGAACAGCCTCAACACCCTCATGCGGTCTATCGGCACGTCGTCCGCCAGCGCGGTCGCCGCCGTGATCCTCTCCCAGATGACGACGACGGTCGGCTCCGTCTCCCTGCCGTCGGAGAACGGCTTCAAGACGGTCATGGCCGTCGGCGCCGGCGCCGGCCTCCTCGCGTGCGTCCTCGCCTCCTTCCTCCCGCGCCACCGCCCCGCCACCGCCAGGGCGGTGGACACTGCAGCCGAGCCGGCCATACCGTCCGCGATCCCGGACAGCGCCGCCGTACCGGCCACCGGGGCCAACACCATGGAGAAGTAG
- a CDS encoding alpha-L-fucosidase: MTSAPLSRRSLIKAAALAGGTVAFGLPQALWPTAAEAYSVSSKMDWWYQARFGMFIHFGSYSYLGHGEWAFSSESWSKANYQTQVSAHFNPTAFNAAAIAQLAADAGMKYLVITAKHHEGFAMWDSNVPGFTDTTGTKLYNLHDYAGVQGDLLAALKTECEARGVKFGLYYSILDWNHPSQTIRSGLTTMASQAARTGYIADMKAQLQELLDRYDPALLWFDGDWFGEPSSPTLEDWWLRSDGVDLYNWLIARKPQLVVNERVKRDLGLGDYTVAEFGVPNAPLDRQWERCDTMNGAWGYQSGRENSYRPVRDFVQELVTCVSRDGNFLLNIGPKGDGSVTAGSVTILRGLASWMATYGDSVHGATASPFTTDPTWGRATKKDGKLFAHVFTWPTDGVLQIPAITNTISRVYLMNNPSASLTYTVSGGQISVTVPATAPDANDSVVCVEVSGVPTAAGGARVTVFQDVSYSSASAVLTLGNYTSSQLSAAGVGSATISSLRVPQGYRVTGYSGDNFTGTAWTFTADNPDLRVTGNNDAIVSLKVTFNPATYFRLINVTDGLALDSGGNVAGGSNLKQWTPVDSPNLQWQAVDLGDGYYRLVNRANGMVADGWGSTSNGAPAQQEAWNGGPHQQWKITDRGNGQYSIANRTTGLVLDGGGQVPSGSVTKQWTWVTNNNLLWTFQPTS, from the coding sequence ATGACCTCCGCTCCCCTCAGCAGGCGCTCCCTCATCAAGGCCGCCGCGCTCGCCGGCGGCACCGTGGCCTTCGGACTGCCGCAGGCCCTGTGGCCCACCGCCGCCGAGGCGTACTCGGTCTCCTCGAAGATGGACTGGTGGTACCAGGCCCGGTTCGGGATGTTCATCCACTTCGGGTCCTACTCCTACCTCGGCCACGGCGAATGGGCCTTCAGCTCCGAGAGCTGGTCCAAGGCCAACTACCAGACCCAGGTGTCCGCGCACTTCAACCCCACCGCGTTCAACGCGGCAGCCATCGCCCAACTGGCGGCGGACGCCGGCATGAAGTACCTGGTCATCACTGCCAAACACCATGAAGGCTTCGCCATGTGGGACTCCAACGTCCCCGGCTTCACCGACACCACCGGCACGAAGCTGTACAACCTGCACGACTACGCCGGTGTCCAGGGTGATCTGCTGGCGGCGCTCAAGACCGAGTGCGAGGCACGCGGCGTCAAGTTCGGGCTCTACTACTCGATCCTGGACTGGAACCACCCCTCCCAGACCATCCGAAGCGGTCTCACGACGATGGCCTCGCAGGCCGCCCGCACGGGTTATATCGCGGACATGAAAGCCCAACTGCAGGAGCTGCTGGACCGCTACGACCCGGCGCTCCTGTGGTTCGACGGCGACTGGTTCGGCGAACCCTCCAGCCCCACCCTCGAGGACTGGTGGCTGCGGTCGGACGGTGTCGACCTCTACAACTGGCTGATCGCCCGCAAGCCCCAACTCGTCGTCAACGAACGGGTCAAGCGGGACCTCGGCCTGGGCGACTACACGGTCGCGGAGTTCGGTGTCCCCAACGCGCCGCTGGACCGCCAGTGGGAGAGATGCGACACCATGAACGGCGCCTGGGGCTACCAGTCGGGCCGAGAGAACTCCTACCGCCCCGTCAGGGACTTCGTTCAGGAGCTCGTCACCTGCGTCTCGCGGGACGGCAACTTCCTGCTGAACATCGGCCCCAAGGGCGACGGCTCGGTCACCGCCGGATCCGTGACCATCCTGCGCGGCCTGGCCTCCTGGATGGCGACGTACGGCGACAGCGTGCACGGAGCCACGGCAAGCCCCTTCACCACCGACCCCACCTGGGGCAGGGCCACCAAGAAGGACGGCAAGCTGTTCGCCCACGTCTTCACCTGGCCCACGGACGGCGTGCTGCAGATCCCGGCGATCACCAACACGATCAGCCGCGTCTACCTGATGAACAACCCCTCGGCCTCGCTCACCTACACCGTCAGCGGCGGCCAGATCAGCGTCACCGTGCCGGCTACCGCCCCGGACGCCAATGACTCCGTGGTCTGCGTCGAGGTCAGCGGCGTCCCCACGGCCGCCGGCGGAGCCCGGGTGACCGTGTTCCAGGACGTCAGTTACTCCTCGGCGAGCGCCGTCCTGACGCTGGGCAACTACACCTCCTCCCAGCTGTCGGCCGCGGGAGTTGGCTCCGCGACCATCTCCTCGCTCAGGGTGCCCCAGGGCTACCGGGTGACGGGCTACTCCGGCGACAACTTCACCGGCACGGCCTGGACGTTCACCGCGGACAATCCCGACCTGCGGGTGACCGGCAACAACGACGCCATCGTCTCGCTGAAGGTCACCTTCAATCCGGCCACGTACTTCCGTCTGATCAACGTCACGGACGGTCTGGCCCTGGACAGCGGCGGCAACGTCGCCGGCGGCTCGAACCTCAAGCAGTGGACCCCGGTCGACAGCCCCAACCTCCAGTGGCAGGCCGTCGACCTCGGCGACGGCTACTACAGGCTGGTCAACCGCGCCAACGGCATGGTCGCCGACGGCTGGGGCTCGACCAGCAACGGCGCTCCAGCTCAGCAAGAGGCCTGGAACGGCGGCCCCCACCAGCAGTGGAAGATAACCGACCGCGGCAACGGCCAGTACTCGATCGCCAACCGCACCACCGGACTCGTCCTCGACGGCGGCGGACAGGTCCCCTCCGGGTCCGTGACCAAGCAGTGGACCTGGGTGACCAACAACAACCTGCTGTGGACGTTCCAGCCCACCTCCTGA
- a CDS encoding TetR/AcrR family transcriptional regulator — translation MATQGRTLRADAARNYQRIVGVAVQAFEEIGPEVTLEEIARRAEVSVMTVYRRFRARDELVRAVLDHVLTTEIQPMAAAHTEDPWRDLVDVLGASIDVLAQRQVILSLARESDAFDVESVHRYLRSLERLLRRAVEAGVVRPELEIRDLAAVIVMVLATVRLGDPDGAGRRRYLALVVDGLRISPTPLPPPPAREFPGSAAYAQGPEA, via the coding sequence ATGGCGACGCAGGGACGGACCTTGAGGGCTGATGCGGCTCGTAACTACCAGCGGATCGTCGGTGTCGCGGTCCAGGCGTTCGAGGAGATCGGGCCGGAGGTGACCCTCGAGGAGATCGCTCGGCGCGCGGAGGTAAGTGTGATGACGGTCTACCGGCGTTTTCGCGCTCGCGACGAGCTGGTCCGAGCCGTCCTGGACCACGTTCTCACCACGGAGATCCAGCCGATGGCGGCGGCGCACACCGAAGATCCGTGGCGAGATCTCGTCGACGTGCTCGGGGCCAGCATCGATGTACTGGCTCAACGGCAGGTCATCCTCTCCCTTGCCCGGGAGTCCGACGCGTTCGATGTCGAAAGCGTGCACCGCTACCTGCGCTCCCTTGAACGGCTGCTACGACGTGCCGTCGAGGCGGGGGTGGTGCGACCGGAGCTGGAGATTCGTGACCTGGCGGCGGTCATCGTCATGGTTCTGGCCACGGTGCGTCTAGGCGATCCCGACGGCGCGGGCCGCAGGCGCTACCTCGCCCTGGTCGTCGATGGGCTGCGCATCTCGCCGACCCCCCTGCCCCCTCCCCCGGCACGGGAGTTCCCCGGGTCCGCTGCCTACGCACAGGGACCGGAAGCCTGA